Within the Enterococcus hirae ATCC 9790 genome, the region CTTTGTGGCTGCATGAATCATACAAGCCTTGATATCCTGAGACAGTAGTTCATCAATTGATTCATATAGATGGTCAAATCCATACATTTCATGGATTCGTTTTTTCGTTTCTTTGTTTCTAGTCGCAAAGTAGAAATCAATCTTTCCTTGATTTTTTGCATAAGTAGGTAAATACGCTTTTTCTGCAATATTACCCACACCAATCACACCAATTCGCATGTTCGTTCCTCCAATCCATTCATTACTCTTATCTTACACTATTTTTTAGTAAAATAAGGTACAATAGAACCACAAATGCTAATCTAAGATCCAAAAGAAAGGATGCGTATTTAATTGAAATTTATCTCCTGGAATGTGAATGGCCTACGTGCAATCGTCAATAAAAATTTTTTAGACGTCTTTCATGAATTAGATGCCGACTTTTTCTGTCTTCAAGAAACCAAACTACAAGCCGGTCAAATCGAATTAGACTTACCTGGCTATCATCAATATTGGAATTATGCAGAAAGAAAAGGCTATTCAGGCACAGCGATCTTTGCCAAAGAACCCGCACTAAATGTCTCTTATGGAATGGGCATTGATTTACATGATCAAGAAGGACGTTTGATCACACTTGAATACCCTGAATTCTTTCTAGTTACTTGTTATACACCTAATTCCCAAAATGAATTAAAACGCTTGGACTACCGTTTACAATGGGAAGAAGCCTTTTACCATTACTTAGAAGAACTAAAAAAACAAAAACCAGTCATTGTGTGTGGCGACTTAAACGTTGCCCACCAGGAAATTGATTTGAAAAATTGGAAAACCAATCAAAAAAATGCTGGCTTTACGATGGAAGAACGAACTGCCTTCTCACACTTGTTAGCAAATGGCTTTATTGATACCTTCCGCTATTTCTATCCTGAACAAACTGGTATTTATTCTTGGTGGAGTTATCGTTTCAATGCTAGAAAAAACAACGCAGGTTGGCGTATCGACTATTTCTTAACTAGTGACGAGTTGAAGCCACGCTTGATAGATGCAAAAATCCATACCTCGATTATGGGAAGCGATCATTGTCCCGTAGAACTAGACTTGAAATAATCTCATTGTTAGCCATCGTCATCCTAGGCAGGGCTGAATATTTTTATTAAAGAGAATGAAGAAAGACCAGCAAAGATGCTTCTTTTTTGAGCGTGGCCTTTCTTCATTTGATTGATTTTTTTTACATATCCATCACTTTCTTTTCTTCACTTTTTATGTTAGTGTTTATTTTTTAAGGAGGTTTTATGCACATGAATTTTGTTGCAATGGACTTTGAAACAGCCAACCATCAATCCCACAGTGCTTGTTCATTAGCATTGGTTATGGTCCAAAATAGCCAAATCGTTGATGAATATTACACACTCATCCAGCCAGAAACACCTTTTTTCTGGAGAAATGTTCAAATTCACGGTATTCATCAAGAAGATGTTCGTACCGCACCCAAATTTCCTGAAGTTTGGCAAACGATTCAACATTATTTCCAAAAAAACCGCTTAGTCGTCGCTCATAACGCAGCTTTTGATACGAAAGTTCTAGCTGGTTGTTTAGATTATTACAATTTGCTCCAACCTCATTATTTATCTTTATGTACGGTAAAAACCAGTCGTCGTTTATTTCCAGAGATGCCAAATCATCGATTGAATACTGTCTGTGAAAATTTAAATATCACTTTAGCGAATCACCATGATGCATTAGAAGACAGTCGTGCCTGTGCAGAGATTTTACTTTATCAAGAAAAACACTTTGGAACAGATCCTTTGAAAAAATTAGTTACCCTAAAATGAGCTACTAAAAAACAGGTAGACAAAAAATCCATGGTTGCTTTTTACAGGTAACCATGGATTTTTTGATCGCCTTTTCTAACCTTTATCCCCTTCATTCCAACCATTCACCAATTTTTTCTGATTATTTGAAAAGATGTCCTCGATACAAAGGTAAGATATGAGACACTATACTCAATAAAAGTGAAAGGAGTATCATATGCCATACGTTAATGAGTTACACCGTCTCTGTGACATCTGGGCACTTACCTTAGGCTTGAAAGATAATGTTAATTGGATATCAAGTGATGATAAAACCAATTATCCTTTATTACTTTCGATTTATATTGAAACATTGAAACAAGATCACGATAATTTTTTTATTGAAGCAACAAAAAAAGAGAAGTTCATCCAGTCCCTTGAACGAAGTAAGCAATTTTACACATTTGGACATGGTGAAGAACTATCAAATGTCCTTCAAACTATGAGGGATGATGACCCTACAGATTTCATGCTTCTCCCAATTCACTATCTTTTAAAAAAACCGAAGATCGATCTCAACATGGGAGTAATAGATGGCTTTCGCGCTTCTGGATTATTGATTTATAAAGCCCCTACTGGTTAT harbors:
- a CDS encoding exodeoxyribonuclease III is translated as MKFISWNVNGLRAIVNKNFLDVFHELDADFFCLQETKLQAGQIELDLPGYHQYWNYAERKGYSGTAIFAKEPALNVSYGMGIDLHDQEGRLITLEYPEFFLVTCYTPNSQNELKRLDYRLQWEEAFYHYLEELKKQKPVIVCGDLNVAHQEIDLKNWKTNQKNAGFTMEERTAFSHLLANGFIDTFRYFYPEQTGIYSWWSYRFNARKNNAGWRIDYFLTSDELKPRLIDAKIHTSIMGSDHCPVELDLK
- a CDS encoding 3'-5' exonuclease — encoded protein: MNFVAMDFETANHQSHSACSLALVMVQNSQIVDEYYTLIQPETPFFWRNVQIHGIHQEDVRTAPKFPEVWQTIQHYFQKNRLVVAHNAAFDTKVLAGCLDYYNLLQPHYLSLCTVKTSRRLFPEMPNHRLNTVCENLNITLANHHDALEDSRACAEILLYQEKHFGTDPLKKLVTLK